Proteins encoded in a region of the Tripterygium wilfordii isolate XIE 37 chromosome 21, ASM1340144v1, whole genome shotgun sequence genome:
- the LOC119989000 gene encoding uncharacterized protein LOC119989000 has product MRRHQGKIVPRVAVKVEMKRANSGYWTAHWAGDSGHSIFQVTKRLEQYVANLNERSCSCRYFDLTGIPCCHAMSAIGYVQLDPEDFVNECYTKEAYMRAYEFSVMPTNGATLWPRVNGDPILLPKYTNAPGRPRKRKRREFDEPRTTNLLRRRYPLVKCSKCGVEGHNKRTCNGPNRREVINPTPQTRSSVASIRR; this is encoded by the exons atgagaaggcACCAAGGAAAAATTGTTCCAAGGGTTGCTGTCAAGGTCGAAATGAAGAGGGCAAACAGTGGCTACTGGACAGCACATTGGGCCGGGGACAGTGGCCACTCCATTTTTCAAGTGACCAAAAGGCTTGAGCAATATGTTGCCAACCTCAATGAGAGATCATGCTCATGCAGGTACTTTGACCTAACTGGCATACCATGTTGTCATGCCATGTCTGCAATAGGGTATGTCCAACTTGATCCTGAGGACTTTGTGAATGAATGCTACACCAAAGAAGCCTACATGAGAGCATACGAATTTTCTGTCATGCCTACAAATGGTGCAACACTTTGGCCTAGGGTAAATGGTGATCCAATTCTTCTTCCCAAGTATACCAATGCACCAGGTAGgccaagaaagagaaaaagaagagagtttGATGAACCAAGAACAACCAACTTATTGAGAAGAAGATATCCATTAGTCAAGTGCTCCAAATGTGGGGTTGAGGGGCATAACAAGAGGACTTGTAATGGACCAAACAGGAGGGAG GTGATAAATCCAACTCCACAGACAAGGTCATCAGTGGCTTCCATTAGAAGATGA